The proteins below come from a single Trachemys scripta elegans isolate TJP31775 chromosome 16, CAS_Tse_1.0, whole genome shotgun sequence genomic window:
- the RLN3 gene encoding relaxin-3, with protein sequence MPPAPPRPQKGLCVPLERLGQLIGEIAPEPMAKGHPLCGVSEGLLGREGAGWYKGCCRGDQEAAVSSSVALASISLPQAAMQKLLLALAFGMLLSEPRLGAEGRNPPYGVKLCGREFIRAVIFTCGGSRWRRAGDLDILSSPPAGEDSAEAASSEWDASRLPGTLSHQDLSSDYHERWRGKPGRGLVEESWPLERAVRDVMAGLSTSCCKWGCSKSEISSLC encoded by the exons atgccccctgctcccccgcgCCCACAGAAAGGTCTCTGTGTGCCACTCGAGCGACTCGGCCAGCTCATTGGGGAGATAGCGCCAGAGCCGATGGCCAAAGGCCACCCTTTGTGCGGTGTCTCCGAGGGGCTCCtcggcagggagggggcgggatggTATAAAGGGTGCTGCCgtggggatcaggaggcagctgtgaGCTCTTCTGTGGCCTTGGCGTCTATCtcgctgccccaagcagccatgCAGAAGCTCCTCCTGGCGTTGGCTTTTGGGATGCTGCTCTCGGAGCCGAGGCTGGGGGCTGAGGGCCGGAACCCACCCTACGGCGTCAAGCTGTGCGGGAGGGAATTTATCCGGGCCGTCATCTTCACCTGTGGGGGCTCCCGCTGGAGACGGGCAG GTGATCTCGATATCCTGAGCAGCCCCCCTGCAGGGGAAGACTCCGCAGAAGCCGCCTCCAGCGAGTGGGATGCCAGCCGCCTGCCCGGGACGCTGTCCCACCAAGACCTCTCCTCCGACTACCACGAGAGATGGAGAGGCAAACCGGGCCGCGGCCTCGTCGAGGAGAGCTGGCCTCTGGAGCGCGCCGTCCGGGACGTCATGGCGGGGCTGAGCACCTCGTGCTGCAAGTGGGGGTGCAGCAAAAGTGAGATCAGCTCCCTGTGctag